Genomic DNA from uncultured Methanospirillum sp.:
CAGCTATAAAATGAGTATGCAGGAGTATCCTATCAAGAGGACCCATATAAAGCAACTTTCTGTGAATATCGTAGAAAAACTCAAAGAGCACTTTGAAGTCGAACCAAAAGAGGTAGACGGGTTTTTTCAGATCAGCTTTGGGGCCATTGAATCCATGCAGGTGAAGGTCGGAGCAGCTGGCAAGAGTATGCTCGTAGGGACGAAGTCTAAGACCGGGATTGAGGATGAACAGATCATTCTTGATACAAACCGCAGATTCAGACGGTACCTGGATGATGTTACGGGGTACACAACAAAGGAACGGGTAAAAAAAGCAAAAACGGTTGAATAACCGTCTCTTTATTCAATAATTATTGCCGGTTTGAATGGCAGGGCATATCCTGCCTTCTCATGAGAGCAGTTTTCTGCTGCTACAATAGTAAACCTGAGGTTGAACTCGCTCTCCAGGAATTTCTGTGCAGCAGTGAATACCGCCAGCTCATCAGGTCTGCTTGCCACAATCTGGTCTACCAGTTCTGACGAGAGACGGTGGTAATGGGTTGTGCAGTTCTTCACTGCATCGGCTGCTTCCTTTCCACGTGCCCTGACACTTTCCTGCTGCATGATCTCACGCATGACATTCTTCTTGTCTGGAGCTGAGGCGATCATCCTGAAGATGTCCCACTTCCACTCAGGAGAGATACAGATGGTGACCCGCTCTGGTTTCATCTTGATGATGCGGAGCAGTGACTCGATATCCTCAACGGTTCGTGCCAGGAGATCTTCACCGATCTCTGCGCTGATATCGATCTTCGTCTCGTCTGCTTCAGGCCAGGGTGCGAAGGAGATCAACCCTTCATGACCCATGTCTGTCCAGAGTTCTTCTGCTGTGAAGGGGATGATAGGTGCAAGCAGACGTACCCATGTGGAACTGATCTCCTGAAGAGTCTCTTTTCCTCCAGTGAGTTCTCCACCAAGGCGGCGCCTGTACCATTTCAGGTCTGACTCAAGTCCAAAGAAGGACT
This window encodes:
- a CDS encoding DUF5611 family protein — protein: MQEYPIKRTHIKQLSVNIVEKLKEHFEVEPKEVDGFFQISFGAIESMQVKVGAAGKSMLVGTKSKTGIEDEQIILDTNRRFRRYLDDVTGYTTKERVKKAKTVE